The following proteins are encoded in a genomic region of Xenopus laevis strain J_2021 chromosome 3L, Xenopus_laevis_v10.1, whole genome shotgun sequence:
- the lysmd4.L gene encoding lysM and putative peptidoglycan-binding domain-containing protein 4 isoform X2: protein MRLREGPTHSFQPPSSVHSSLGSHVYTFSNGTAEADSSSEEEFDVMELRARGGEQQRINASREKVGNVILLERAITEDDNLNKLALQYGCKVSDIKRVNNLITDQDIYALKTIKIPVKVHGLLTERRDELTAFNASAPPEPEKELSLPSMESRDFTVYFKAIDQNIEEAAAQTHDLFNESFALDSPSLPPTRILGQKQPASGADWGIRWWNAVFIMLLVGIVLPVFYIVYFKTQGDSEGTFSIEGRTNVSTSLSPHTNTGHSMEQMTQRTSGFSPGLLQDTHKLLNPGG, encoded by the exons ATGCGTCTTCGAGAAGGACCCACGCACTCTTTCCAGCCCCCCAGTTCAGTCCACTCTTCGCTTGGCAGCCATGTTTACACATTCAGCAATGGCACAGCAGAGGCAGACAGCTCTTCAGAAGAAGAATTTGATGTGATGGAGTTGCGAGCACGGGGCGGTGAACAGCAGCGGATAAATGCATCACGTGAGAAGGTTGGCAATGTCATTCTACTGGAACGCGCCATCACAGAGGATGATAACCTCAACAAACTGGCACTACAGTATGGCTGCAAG GTTTCTGACATCAAGAGAGTGAACAATCTTATCACAGACCAGGATATCTACGCTTTAAAGACAATCAAGATCCCTGTCAAGGTTCATGGACTCTTAACAGAAAGACGTGATGAGCTGACTGCTTTCAATGCAAGTGCTCCACCTGAGCCGGAGAAGGAGCTGTCACTACCCTCCATGGAAAGCAGAGACTTCACTGTTTATTTCAAAGCGATTGATCAGAACATTGAAGAAGCAGCAGCACAAACCCACGATCTGTTCAATGAATCTTTTGCCTTGGATTCACCCAGCCTTCCACCCACACGAATCCTGGGGCAGAAGCAGCCCGCTTCAGGGGCAGACTGGGGGATTCGGTGGTGGAATGCAGTTTTTATTATGCTTTTGGTGGGGATTGTTTTGCCAGTATTTTATAtagtttactttaaaacacaggGAGATTCAGAAGGCACATTTTCCATTGAAGGTAGGACAAATGTCTCCACTTCTCTGAGCCCACACACCAATACAGGGCACTCTATGGAACAAATGACACAGAGAACATCTGGTTTCTCACCCGGCCTTCTGCAGGACACTCACAAACTGCTCAATCCAGGAGGCTGA
- the lysmd4.L gene encoding lysM and putative peptidoglycan-binding domain-containing protein 4 isoform X1, translating to MSDILTMRLREGPTHSFQPPSSVHSSLGSHVYTFSNGTAEADSSSEEEFDVMELRARGGEQQRINASREKVGNVILLERAITEDDNLNKLALQYGCKVSDIKRVNNLITDQDIYALKTIKIPVKVHGLLTERRDELTAFNASAPPEPEKELSLPSMESRDFTVYFKAIDQNIEEAAAQTHDLFNESFALDSPSLPPTRILGQKQPASGADWGIRWWNAVFIMLLVGIVLPVFYIVYFKTQGDSEGTFSIEGRTNVSTSLSPHTNTGHSMEQMTQRTSGFSPGLLQDTHKLLNPGG from the exons ATGAG TGATATACTGACCATGCGTCTTCGAGAAGGACCCACGCACTCTTTCCAGCCCCCCAGTTCAGTCCACTCTTCGCTTGGCAGCCATGTTTACACATTCAGCAATGGCACAGCAGAGGCAGACAGCTCTTCAGAAGAAGAATTTGATGTGATGGAGTTGCGAGCACGGGGCGGTGAACAGCAGCGGATAAATGCATCACGTGAGAAGGTTGGCAATGTCATTCTACTGGAACGCGCCATCACAGAGGATGATAACCTCAACAAACTGGCACTACAGTATGGCTGCAAG GTTTCTGACATCAAGAGAGTGAACAATCTTATCACAGACCAGGATATCTACGCTTTAAAGACAATCAAGATCCCTGTCAAGGTTCATGGACTCTTAACAGAAAGACGTGATGAGCTGACTGCTTTCAATGCAAGTGCTCCACCTGAGCCGGAGAAGGAGCTGTCACTACCCTCCATGGAAAGCAGAGACTTCACTGTTTATTTCAAAGCGATTGATCAGAACATTGAAGAAGCAGCAGCACAAACCCACGATCTGTTCAATGAATCTTTTGCCTTGGATTCACCCAGCCTTCCACCCACACGAATCCTGGGGCAGAAGCAGCCCGCTTCAGGGGCAGACTGGGGGATTCGGTGGTGGAATGCAGTTTTTATTATGCTTTTGGTGGGGATTGTTTTGCCAGTATTTTATAtagtttactttaaaacacaggGAGATTCAGAAGGCACATTTTCCATTGAAGGTAGGACAAATGTCTCCACTTCTCTGAGCCCACACACCAATACAGGGCACTCTATGGAACAAATGACACAGAGAACATCTGGTTTCTCACCCGGCCTTCTGCAGGACACTCACAAACTGCTCAATCCAGGAGGCTGA